One window from the genome of Eucalyptus grandis isolate ANBG69807.140 chromosome 7, ASM1654582v1, whole genome shotgun sequence encodes:
- the LOC120295304 gene encoding dirigent protein 23-like, with translation MAKPGLTAMVVAAVALVVAAVALVVAMVAKHAHAEADDPEKVDAWFNGLSHADRKTTRLHFYFHDTLSGRNPTAVRIAEAKSPTGFGVVNMIDDPLTKGPEPESPLVGRAQGFYGSVGLESMALHMSMNLVFTTPEYHGSTLSILGRNPALETYREMPIVGGTGVFRLASGVVTAKTYFLNLTTGDAVVEYKVIALHY, from the coding sequence ATGGCGAAGCCAGGTTTAACGGCAATGGTGGTGGCAGCTGTTGCTCTGGTGGTGGCAGCTGTTGCTCTGGTAGTGGCCATGGTGGCGAAACACGCCCATGCCGAGGCGGATGACCCCGAGAAGGTGGACGCCTGGTTCAATGGGCTTAGCCATGCCGATCGCAAGACCACACGCCTCCACTTCTACTTCCACGACACGCTCTCTGGCAGGAACCCCACGGCAGTGCGCATTGCCGAGGCGAAGTCCCCGACGGGTTTCGGGGTGGTCAACATGATCGACGACCCGCTGACCAAGGGCCCTGAGCCAGAGTCCCCCCTTGTTGGCCGGGCACAGGGGTTCTATGGCTCAGTTGGGCTTGAGTCGATGGCCCTGCACATGAGCATGAACCTCGTATTCACGACCCCGGAGTACCACGGCAGCACTCTGAGCATATTGGGCCGCAATCCGGCACTCGAGACCTATCGGGAGATGCCTATCGTTGGTGGGACCGGTGTTTTCCGGCTGGCAAGTGGGGTCGTGACGGCGAAGACGTACTTTCTCAACCTCACCACCGGCGATGCTGTAGTTGAATATAAGGTCATAGCTTTGCATTACTAG